In Spirosoma aureum, a single genomic region encodes these proteins:
- a CDS encoding DNA-directed RNA polymerase subunit omega, with translation MATNQSIITRDNDKIAAHTGNLYESVSIISKRARQIASKNKEELSNKLSEFVSAVDNLEEVFENREQIEISKFYERMPKPTSTATDEFLESKVYWRYNDEEAQQ, from the coding sequence ATGGCAACAAATCAATCTATTATTACCCGCGACAACGACAAAATTGCAGCACACACGGGCAATTTATACGAATCGGTATCGATTATCTCAAAACGTGCCCGTCAGATTGCCTCGAAAAACAAGGAGGAACTGAGCAATAAACTGTCGGAATTCGTATCAGCGGTAGATAACCTCGAAGAGGTATTTGAAAACCGCGAACAAATCGAAATTTCAAAATTCTACGAGCGGATGCCGAAACCAACCTCGACCGCTACGGATGAATTTCTGGAGAGCAAAGTCTACTGGCGTTATAACGACGAAGAAGCACAGCAATAA
- a CDS encoding outer membrane protein assembly factor BamD: MQQRHIIKGLLGILVVFFLGSCSPFSKLQKSGSDDEKYKAAVQYYKKEDWYRAGLLFEELIPVLKGSTESEMAQFYHSYTQFHQQQYLLSATLFKKFYETFARSEYAQEAMYMYAYSLYKDTPQFNLDQSNTLTATSALQDFINTYPDSKYRDECTKIILELRGKLERKAYEKAKLYYKTSGFNIASYKSSVIAINNFQREFPDSEFNEELAFLKVDAEYSLANNSLETKQKERYQEAIGYYQAFLDKYPNSKFIKQAERMYESSQKEIERLEKLEQEREKLKNPNNRPAKVTAAN, encoded by the coding sequence ATGCAACAACGTCATATCATTAAAGGTCTGCTGGGAATCTTGGTAGTGTTTTTTCTCGGGTCATGCAGTCCGTTCTCAAAATTGCAAAAGAGCGGTAGTGACGATGAAAAGTATAAAGCAGCCGTTCAGTATTATAAAAAAGAAGACTGGTATCGTGCCGGTCTACTCTTTGAAGAACTAATTCCGGTGCTAAAAGGTAGTACTGAGTCGGAAATGGCCCAGTTTTATCATTCCTACACTCAATTCCACCAGCAGCAATACCTGCTTAGTGCCACGCTATTCAAAAAATTCTACGAGACGTTTGCCCGTAGTGAGTATGCGCAGGAAGCTATGTATATGTATGCTTATTCGCTCTATAAAGATACGCCCCAGTTTAACCTCGATCAGTCAAATACACTGACAGCGACTTCGGCTCTTCAGGATTTCATTAATACCTATCCAGATAGCAAGTACCGCGACGAGTGTACAAAAATCATTCTTGAGCTGCGCGGGAAACTGGAGCGGAAAGCCTATGAAAAAGCCAAGCTGTATTACAAAACCAGTGGCTTTAACATTGCATCCTACAAGTCATCGGTTATTGCCATCAATAATTTCCAGCGGGAGTTTCCAGACTCTGAATTCAACGAAGAACTGGCATTTTTAAAAGTAGATGCCGAGTATAGTCTGGCCAATAATAGTCTTGAAACGAAGCAAAAGGAACGCTATCAGGAAGCAATTGGTTACTATCAGGCATTCCTTGACAAGTATCCGAACAGCAAGTTTATTAAACAGGCCGAACGCATGTACGAATCCAGTCAGAAAGAAATTGAACGATTGGAAAAATTAGAGCAGGAACGCGAAAAGCTTAAGAATCCGAATAACCGCCCGGCTAAAGTAACGGCAGCAAATTAA
- a CDS encoding T9SS type A sorting domain-containing protein codes for MKQIILIGFLTAFLTATTPLRAQIAPRDSDSRKGSRLELGRTVGSRKPTTPALTGKRFSLAPSTTAVNLDRAAAIRKNAPINEYYRSLLVARPATKSTTRPASAESAPATTAEARIGAEQELRADDRMYSNDRITVSNIYPNPASESAQIDYQITGQVNEAKLILLNVLGSPVAEYEMQQNDRKVHVATRELATGYYFYQLSVDGKKVATKKLLVRHQ; via the coding sequence ATGAAACAAATTATACTTATTGGTTTTCTGACCGCCTTTCTGACGGCCACAACTCCGCTCCGGGCGCAGATCGCCCCGCGCGATTCCGACTCCCGAAAGGGTAGCCGGTTGGAGTTGGGAAGGACCGTTGGAAGTCGGAAGCCGACCACACCAGCACTAACGGGCAAGCGATTTTCGCTGGCTCCCTCAACGACAGCGGTAAACCTTGATCGGGCTGCCGCGATTCGTAAAAATGCTCCGATTAATGAATATTATCGGTCCTTACTTGTAGCGCGCCCAGCCACGAAATCAACGACTCGTCCAGCATCCGCTGAGAGTGCTCCAGCCACCACTGCTGAAGCACGGATTGGGGCCGAACAGGAACTCCGGGCCGACGATCGGATGTATAGCAATGACCGCATCACGGTATCTAATATTTATCCTAATCCAGCCAGTGAATCGGCTCAGATAGATTACCAGATTACAGGACAGGTCAATGAAGCAAAATTGATTTTATTAAATGTGCTGGGCTCACCCGTCGCGGAGTATGAGATGCAACAGAATGACCGTAAGGTTCATGTGGCTACCCGTGAACTTGCCACCGGCTATTATTTCTACCAGTTATCAGTAGATGGCAAGAAAGTAGCAACGAAGAAATTACTTGTACGCCATCAGTAG
- a CDS encoding OstA-like protein, producing MFRLIVRLFAAFLFFASLFVSAPALAQVGGSPVADKVELLHADSLVGVNTPGQVVRKIYNNVRFRQKGVLMYCDLAIQNATTNVIEAYGNVRLIQGDTISVRGDTMFYYGNTRQANVRGRVIMRDRKMTLTTSHLDYDMLSGIAHYPAPGRIVDKENVLTSREGYYDTRSKLFTFRQNVRLVNPKGTLTADSLLYNSLTRIATFQGPTRIVNKDGVLTAVAGQYNTTTGISNFQQRATVETPKYRITGDSLYYDNISELGIAKGNVIMVAKDRKAVILGEHVRYNGKAGISRVTGHPVAKSLASETTNDTLFLRADTLFSFDDKVTNTRRLLAHKNVFIFKSDLQSKCDSLIYNTADSTIYFYKNPIVWSQNKYQMEADSIRALLKNNHINTMFLRGKSFVISLDTLMNFNQIKGRTITAYFATKITPVTTASKPVEPSRLSAAATNTPSRSVLTKTSSPASETVTYQEQTALDRVIVEGNGQSIYYAVDDNNKMIGLNHVECSRMNIEFAENKVGRIRFYGRPDAQLVPPKEITEENKELDGFSWREAEKPTKGQVLWLEIPPASKPGTKKPLKIRSTTKPLAKKLVPKGIK from the coding sequence ATGTTTCGTCTAATTGTACGCCTATTTGCTGCTTTTCTTTTCTTCGCTTCACTGTTCGTGTCGGCTCCTGCTCTGGCGCAGGTCGGCGGCTCCCCGGTAGCTGATAAAGTCGAGCTATTACATGCAGATAGTCTGGTTGGGGTAAATACTCCTGGTCAGGTTGTTCGAAAGATTTACAATAACGTTCGCTTTCGTCAGAAAGGGGTGTTGATGTATTGTGACCTCGCCATTCAAAATGCAACAACCAATGTTATTGAAGCCTATGGTAATGTCCGGTTGATTCAGGGCGACACCATCAGCGTTCGGGGGGATACCATGTTCTATTACGGCAACACCCGCCAGGCAAATGTGCGTGGACGCGTTATCATGCGCGACCGAAAGATGACGCTGACTACCAGCCATCTCGACTACGATATGCTCTCGGGTATTGCACATTATCCTGCACCAGGCCGTATTGTTGACAAAGAGAACGTATTGACCAGTCGTGAAGGATACTATGATACGCGTAGTAAATTGTTCACGTTCCGCCAGAACGTTCGTTTAGTCAATCCCAAAGGTACGCTTACTGCCGATTCGCTGCTCTATAATTCGCTGACACGCATTGCTACATTTCAGGGTCCAACCCGTATCGTCAATAAAGATGGGGTTCTGACGGCGGTGGCCGGCCAATACAACACTACTACTGGCATTTCAAACTTCCAGCAACGAGCTACGGTCGAAACGCCTAAGTACCGAATCACAGGCGACTCGCTGTATTACGATAATATTTCGGAACTGGGTATTGCAAAAGGAAACGTCATAATGGTAGCCAAAGACCGTAAAGCCGTCATTCTTGGCGAGCATGTACGCTACAATGGGAAAGCAGGAATTTCGCGGGTAACGGGCCACCCCGTTGCCAAAAGCCTCGCCAGCGAAACGACAAACGATACGCTGTTTCTGCGGGCAGATACCTTATTTTCTTTCGACGATAAGGTGACAAATACTCGCCGTTTACTGGCCCACAAAAACGTTTTTATTTTTAAATCTGACCTTCAAAGCAAGTGCGATTCCCTGATTTATAATACGGCGGATTCGACCATTTATTTTTATAAAAATCCAATTGTCTGGAGCCAGAATAAATACCAGATGGAGGCTGATTCGATTCGGGCGCTGCTGAAAAATAATCATATCAATACGATGTTTCTGCGGGGCAAATCCTTTGTGATTTCGCTCGATACGCTCATGAATTTTAATCAGATAAAGGGTCGAACCATTACGGCTTATTTTGCCACTAAAATAACGCCGGTAACGACTGCATCCAAGCCCGTTGAACCCTCTCGTCTATCAGCGGCTGCAACGAATACCCCCTCCCGTAGCGTATTGACTAAAACATCATCACCTGCTTCCGAAACTGTTACTTATCAGGAGCAAACCGCCTTGGATCGGGTCATTGTGGAAGGGAATGGGCAGAGTATTTACTATGCTGTCGATGACAACAATAAGATGATTGGTCTTAACCATGTGGAGTGTAGTCGAATGAATATTGAATTCGCGGAAAACAAGGTTGGCCGCATTCGTTTTTATGGTCGTCCAGACGCTCAGCTTGTCCCTCCAAAAGAGATCACCGAAGAGAATAAAGAACTCGATGGTTTCAGCTGGCGGGAGGCCGAAAAACCAACCAAAGGTCAGGTGTTATGGCTCGAAATTCCACCGGCTTCGAAGCCAGGGACTAAAAAACCATTAAAAATTAGAAGCACAACTAAACCTTTAGCTAAAAAACTCGTTCCAAAGGGTATAAAATAA
- the tilS gene encoding tRNA lysidine(34) synthetase TilS codes for MLERELLGFINENRLFGPTDRLLLAVSGGLDSMVLAELFHRTGQSFAIAHVNFGMRGDESDGDAVFVQNKAKAYEVPFHLIYFDTVAVAAERGISIQMAARDLRYSWFAELNEQHGYAGTVTAHHKNDVLETLLLNLTRGTGLAGLHGIAARQERSATDVIIRPLLFATREQLADYAREHGILYREDRSNNDDKYARNRIRHHVVPVLAELNPGLWHTLPRTIERLRAAEALVRTELDRSWATIAEPIGHQLFLPANKLIDQTELAFRLAEWLKPYGFLVDQVSQMIESLNRPVGQVFASPTHRIVHDRLADGRIGLLVEELTSAFAQKVILSEWPGSPLYIAGQFMLTVDIIEKTTAFRLPTDPKIACLDADLISFPLTIRTWHQGDRFHPLGLNGHKLVSDLLNDLKLTRSEREQAIVLLSADQIVWVAGRRIDHRYRITAKTKQIARFIWQNK; via the coding sequence ATGTTAGAGCGAGAACTTTTAGGATTTATTAACGAGAATCGATTGTTCGGTCCTACCGATCGCTTGTTGTTGGCTGTGAGTGGCGGACTGGATTCAATGGTGCTGGCAGAATTATTTCACCGGACGGGCCAATCGTTTGCCATTGCTCATGTCAACTTTGGCATGCGGGGTGACGAATCAGATGGCGATGCTGTTTTTGTGCAAAACAAGGCTAAAGCGTATGAGGTTCCGTTTCACCTCATCTACTTCGACACCGTTGCGGTCGCTGCCGAACGCGGAATTTCGATTCAGATGGCTGCCCGCGACCTGCGTTACAGCTGGTTTGCTGAACTGAACGAGCAGCATGGGTATGCCGGTACAGTTACTGCTCACCATAAAAATGACGTGCTTGAAACGCTTTTGCTGAACCTGACGCGTGGCACGGGCCTGGCTGGTTTGCATGGCATTGCGGCCCGGCAGGAGCGTTCTGCTACTGATGTTATTATTCGACCTCTGCTGTTTGCCACGCGCGAACAACTGGCCGATTACGCCCGTGAACATGGCATTTTGTATCGGGAAGATCGATCAAATAATGATGACAAATACGCTAGAAATCGGATACGGCATCATGTTGTACCCGTATTAGCTGAATTGAATCCCGGATTATGGCATACATTGCCGCGAACCATTGAGCGACTTCGGGCTGCCGAAGCGCTTGTCCGTACTGAACTCGATCGGTCATGGGCGACGATTGCCGAACCCATTGGCCATCAGCTATTCCTGCCAGCTAATAAACTCATCGATCAAACTGAGCTGGCGTTTCGGTTGGCAGAATGGTTGAAACCCTACGGATTTTTGGTGGATCAGGTTTCGCAAATGATCGAATCCTTGAACCGACCTGTTGGCCAGGTGTTTGCGTCGCCGACACACCGGATCGTTCATGACCGGCTGGCCGATGGGCGTATTGGCTTACTAGTGGAGGAACTGACAAGTGCTTTTGCACAAAAAGTTATCTTGTCTGAATGGCCGGGTTCTCCCTTATATATAGCCGGACAATTTATGCTGACAGTAGATATAATTGAAAAAACTACTGCGTTTCGATTGCCTACTGATCCTAAAATAGCCTGCCTGGATGCCGACCTGATTTCGTTTCCGCTCACCATTCGGACCTGGCATCAGGGCGACCGTTTTCATCCGTTAGGGCTGAACGGCCATAAATTAGTAAGTGATCTGCTCAATGATCTCAAGCTAACTAGGTCTGAACGAGAACAGGCAATTGTGTTGCTGTCAGCTGATCAAATTGTATGGGTAGCTGGTCGTCGGATTGATCATCGCTATCGGATAACGGCTAAAACAAAGCAAATAGCCCGATTTATTTGGCAAAATAAGTGA
- a CDS encoding carboxypeptidase regulatory-like domain-containing protein: MNRFILILLIAGMALGSLTVRAQNARLRAANKQFDNLSYVSAVRAYEEFLRADKKKEPAETREALTKLGYSYRKLQDTRNAERVYSELVKQYTDLDSEIYLYYAQSLAQNGKYRESQKMYSQYGEKQGQDLRGRRYTVSYMDISRFYQDSSSYRLYSLPINSRQADFSPMYYKGGIVFVSARDESGVVKRVFNWNQTPFLDMYFHPDTNQLRVPGSELKRGPSTAIVGGGTDAKGVTAEEAADASQPLTKAEIFSRTLNTKYHEGPMTFTRDQNTIVFTRNNTSKGKAGKSSDGVKKLKLYSSVNKGGKWVEIKEVPFNSNEYSVGHPAFAPDDSKMYFVSDMPGGYGGTDLYVVEYTKGQWGTPVNLGKEINTEGNEMFPFADENGNLYFSSDGHEGLGGLDVFYAELKDGIAYKGVQNAGAPINSEKDDFGFITDKYRTSGFFSSNRKKGVSDDDIYSFRRTCKQLNILVYDAKSGTPIESADVRIMRNGANQDLRITNVDGRAEICVEANTEYEFRAVKEGFALNSVRFSTLTQSAKPVLSVSIYLERTENTLVRGVVKTEVNQKPATGVKVTLRNEKDKSEQTVTTGPDGGYEFNMKPGAPYTLTAQKDRYATKKTQYSKVKKKSKVVTDSLGLYGVGDVYQLKNIYYDLNKFFIRADAAKELDHVLAILKEYPQMQIELRSHTDSRAPDTYNVRLSENRARAALDYLVQRGIEPKRLVARGYGESEIINGCVDGVNCSEDEHQQNRRTEFKILAVQ, from the coding sequence ATGAACCGATTTATACTGATTTTGCTCATTGCTGGAATGGCTCTTGGAAGCCTTACCGTCCGGGCGCAAAATGCACGGTTACGAGCGGCTAACAAACAGTTTGATAACCTTAGTTACGTCAGCGCTGTGCGGGCGTATGAAGAATTTTTGCGAGCCGATAAAAAGAAGGAACCTGCCGAAACGCGCGAGGCTTTGACCAAACTCGGCTATAGCTATCGTAAGCTACAGGACACCCGCAATGCAGAACGCGTTTACTCTGAATTAGTAAAGCAGTATACCGATCTGGACAGTGAAATTTATCTATACTATGCGCAGTCGCTGGCGCAAAATGGTAAGTATCGGGAGTCGCAGAAAATGTATAGCCAATACGGCGAAAAACAGGGTCAGGATTTGCGTGGACGTCGCTATACGGTGTCCTACATGGATATAAGCCGCTTCTATCAGGATTCGTCTTCGTATCGACTTTATAGTCTGCCCATTAACTCCCGTCAGGCTGATTTCAGCCCAATGTATTATAAAGGAGGTATTGTATTCGTATCGGCCCGCGACGAATCGGGTGTCGTAAAACGAGTGTTTAACTGGAATCAGACCCCGTTTCTTGATATGTATTTCCACCCGGATACAAACCAGTTACGGGTTCCGGGTTCAGAGCTGAAACGGGGTCCGAGTACGGCCATTGTAGGTGGAGGAACCGATGCTAAAGGAGTGACCGCAGAAGAAGCTGCCGATGCGTCTCAACCCCTGACCAAAGCAGAAATATTCAGCCGAACCCTCAATACCAAATACCATGAGGGACCGATGACATTTACACGAGATCAGAACACCATTGTTTTCACCCGAAACAATACCAGTAAAGGGAAAGCAGGGAAAAGCTCTGATGGTGTAAAAAAACTGAAATTGTATTCTTCCGTGAATAAGGGCGGGAAGTGGGTCGAGATCAAGGAAGTGCCATTCAACAGCAATGAATACTCGGTAGGTCATCCTGCGTTTGCGCCCGATGACTCTAAAATGTACTTCGTATCGGATATGCCCGGCGGATATGGTGGGACTGACTTGTATGTAGTTGAATATACCAAAGGCCAGTGGGGAACACCGGTTAATTTAGGGAAAGAGATCAATACGGAAGGTAACGAGATGTTCCCATTTGCCGACGAAAATGGAAATCTGTATTTCTCATCGGATGGTCACGAAGGGCTTGGAGGGCTGGATGTGTTTTATGCTGAGCTTAAAGATGGCATAGCCTACAAAGGTGTACAGAACGCAGGGGCACCTATCAACTCTGAAAAAGATGACTTCGGATTCATAACCGATAAATACCGTACATCTGGCTTTTTTAGCAGCAACCGTAAGAAAGGTGTTAGTGACGACGATATTTATTCATTTCGCCGGACGTGTAAGCAGCTCAATATTTTGGTGTACGATGCCAAAAGCGGTACACCAATCGAGAGTGCCGATGTCCGAATTATGCGAAACGGAGCCAACCAGGATTTGCGTATAACAAATGTTGACGGGCGTGCTGAAATATGTGTGGAAGCCAACACCGAATATGAATTCCGGGCTGTAAAGGAAGGATTTGCCTTGAATAGTGTTCGATTCTCGACATTGACTCAATCGGCTAAACCGGTGTTGAGCGTGTCGATTTACCTCGAACGCACAGAAAATACATTGGTGAGAGGTGTTGTAAAAACTGAAGTGAACCAGAAACCAGCTACCGGCGTAAAAGTGACCCTTCGGAATGAGAAAGATAAATCGGAACAAACCGTGACAACGGGGCCTGATGGTGGATATGAGTTTAACATGAAGCCGGGCGCACCTTACACACTCACTGCTCAAAAAGATCGGTATGCAACCAAGAAAACCCAGTATAGTAAGGTTAAGAAAAAAAGTAAGGTAGTAACCGACTCCCTGGGTCTCTATGGCGTAGGTGATGTTTATCAGTTGAAGAACATCTACTATGACCTGAACAAATTCTTCATCCGGGCCGACGCTGCCAAAGAGCTTGATCACGTGCTGGCGATACTCAAAGAGTATCCGCAAATGCAGATCGAATTGCGCTCACATACTGACTCCCGCGCTCCGGATACCTATAATGTCAGGCTTTCGGAAAACCGCGCACGTGCTGCACTCGACTATTTAGTACAGCGCGGAATTGAACCAAAACGGTTAGTGGCTCGGGGTTATGGCGAAAGCGAAATAATAAACGGCTGCGTAGACGGAGTGAATTGTTCTGAAGATGAACACCAGCAGAATCGTCGAACTGAATTCAAAATTCTGGCCGTACAATAA
- a CDS encoding SDR family NAD(P)-dependent oxidoreductase, whose translation MRFTDKVCIVTGATSGIGRATAERMGEEGGKVLIVGRDGDRGQEVVNFIRNKGGDAQFAEVDLADAKAIEAAVNQAVLAWGKVDILVNDAAMMTFTPIVDLSVEDWDQVLAVNLRAVFLFCKHCIPHMNGGAIVNVSSVHAHQTTANVIPYAASKGGMEAFTRGVSLEYDIAKVRINCVAPGAVDTPMLWDNPNVKSGKEKIEGVIGKPADIASAICYLASDEARFINGTTLVADGGRLTIL comes from the coding sequence ATGCGATTTACGGATAAAGTGTGCATTGTTACCGGTGCTACATCGGGCATTGGCCGGGCCACGGCCGAACGAATGGGGGAAGAAGGTGGTAAGGTCTTGATTGTCGGACGTGATGGGGATCGGGGGCAGGAAGTTGTCAATTTTATCAGGAATAAAGGTGGCGATGCACAGTTTGCCGAGGTTGATCTGGCCGATGCAAAGGCTATTGAAGCTGCTGTAAATCAGGCAGTCTTGGCTTGGGGTAAAGTTGATATTCTTGTCAATGATGCAGCCATGATGACCTTCACCCCCATTGTCGATTTATCGGTTGAAGACTGGGATCAGGTGTTAGCGGTTAATCTACGGGCCGTTTTTTTATTCTGTAAGCACTGTATTCCCCACATGAACGGCGGTGCCATCGTTAATGTTAGCTCGGTTCATGCGCACCAGACAACGGCCAATGTAATTCCATATGCTGCTAGTAAGGGAGGGATGGAAGCTTTCACACGCGGAGTTTCGCTGGAATATGACATTGCCAAAGTGCGTATTAATTGTGTTGCACCCGGAGCGGTCGATACGCCCATGCTGTGGGATAATCCGAATGTAAAGAGTGGGAAGGAGAAAATTGAAGGAGTGATTGGAAAACCCGCCGACATTGCATCAGCCATCTGTTACCTGGCTTCTGATGAAGCACGGTTTATCAACGGAACGACGCTCGTTGCCGACGGTGGCCGATTGACAATATTATAA
- a CDS encoding DinB family protein, producing MIPSPDPREVWLRGPLPAIPSLLQPVAHALLQAREEVDALMRDFPDALLWERPANIASVGFHLQHLTGVLDRLFTYARGESLSSAQLTALSLEGKSVGQSPTVSELVNSFNEQVDVALAQLRRTDEQTLTKIRGVGRAQIPSTVMGLFVHAAEHTMRHIGQLSVTARILSI from the coding sequence ATGATACCCTCTCCAGATCCCCGCGAAGTCTGGCTGCGCGGCCCCCTGCCTGCTATTCCTTCCCTCCTGCAACCCGTAGCACATGCATTATTGCAAGCCCGTGAGGAAGTGGATGCCCTCATGCGCGACTTTCCAGACGCGCTGCTATGGGAACGTCCTGCCAATATTGCTTCGGTCGGTTTTCACTTACAGCACCTGACTGGCGTATTGGACCGACTCTTCACCTACGCACGCGGTGAATCGCTTTCATCTGCCCAACTGACTGCTCTTTCGCTGGAAGGGAAATCGGTCGGGCAGTCGCCTACTGTTTCTGAATTGGTTAACAGCTTCAATGAGCAGGTTGATGTAGCACTTGCTCAGTTGCGCAGGACCGATGAACAAACGTTAACGAAAATCCGTGGCGTTGGCCGGGCACAGATTCCATCAACAGTAATGGGGCTGTTTGTGCATGCAGCCGAACACACCATGCGGCATATTGGCCAGTTATCTGTAACGGCCCGAATTTTGTCCATTTAA
- a CDS encoding glucose 1-dehydrogenase — MEPQAAVTIEKSLFDLTGKVAVITGASKGIGEDIARLYARFGAKVVVSSRKQAVLDELANDIKAQGGEATGIAAHVGDMDQLKQLVDNTIATYGGIDILVNNAASNPVFGPALECDGLAFDKIMQANVKAPFELSKLCYASMKARGGGSIIMMSSIAGHTPDPGLGIYSVSKASLNMLTKVLAKEWGPDGIRVNAICPGLIKTKFSQALWQNEQILDHFTKRIPIARMGTTDEISPLALFLASDASSYSTGSLFYADGGTVI, encoded by the coding sequence ATGGAACCCCAAGCTGCTGTAACTATTGAAAAATCCCTCTTCGATCTCACAGGCAAAGTAGCCGTCATTACCGGAGCCAGCAAAGGCATCGGTGAGGATATTGCTCGGTTGTATGCCCGCTTCGGTGCCAAAGTCGTTGTGAGTAGCCGAAAACAGGCTGTTTTGGATGAGTTAGCCAACGATATAAAGGCACAGGGTGGCGAAGCTACTGGTATTGCGGCTCACGTTGGCGATATGGATCAACTCAAACAACTGGTTGACAATACGATAGCGACTTATGGTGGCATTGATATACTGGTCAATAATGCTGCGTCTAACCCAGTTTTTGGCCCCGCACTGGAATGCGATGGTTTAGCGTTCGATAAAATCATGCAAGCCAATGTAAAAGCTCCATTTGAATTAAGTAAACTATGTTATGCGAGTATGAAAGCGCGTGGGGGTGGCAGCATCATCATGATGAGTAGTATCGCCGGTCACACGCCCGATCCTGGATTAGGTATTTACAGTGTCAGCAAAGCCTCCCTAAATATGCTAACTAAGGTTCTGGCTAAGGAATGGGGGCCTGATGGTATTCGGGTTAATGCCATTTGCCCCGGTTTGATCAAAACTAAATTTAGCCAGGCTCTCTGGCAGAATGAGCAAATTCTGGACCACTTTACGAAGCGAATTCCCATAGCCCGCATGGGTACAACCGACGAGATCAGCCCACTGGCACTATTTCTGGCTTCTGATGCTTCTTCTTACAGCACCGGAAGCCTGTTTTATGCCGACGGCGGAACGGTGATCTAA